The following are encoded in a window of Candidatus Tiamatella incendiivivens genomic DNA:
- a CDS encoding DNA double-strand break repair nuclease NurA, which translates to MDLQRIRVTITKITSGTPRIKLIKQARIDYYIIDDQPQGPTKLIEHNHPIQPVNPPGETKDKHLIIGLDSSSSIIRTPFFNLITITASASSTLIPEVYDHPEIYTYQIKPRIRQPYIIVGTDTELPEEGEGVTTRNPLGSPYGFKYTPERIADEYRSWIENWMLSDPIHQATRKLEKQNYKPIILLDGPLYQTPQLIAKMHLTGEASSIWRRIVEDRINLIQAYEDIGIPVIGVVKRLEQSTILSHSQHYSKLVKGHCGVDLSYYSPPGDQALIHLLLNLGKCRYHIGEMMRTSILEYTPGGYGLPKLFTYIVIPPSIWSKRVSSYRSYRIEFTRKTMSILNGMNLTPCQVIYLETVRHALPIPFSIKLSDRRAGMLAQALRSKFRRMLSGMNVPFTYDELTYQR; encoded by the coding sequence TTGGACCTGCAGAGAATAAGGGTGACAATAACAAAGATAACCAGCGGCACACCGAGAATCAAACTAATCAAACAAGCAAGAATAGACTACTACATAATAGACGATCAGCCGCAAGGACCAACAAAGCTAATAGAACACAACCACCCTATACAGCCAGTAAACCCCCCAGGGGAAACAAAAGACAAACACCTCATAATAGGACTGGACAGTAGTAGCTCAATAATCCGTACACCATTCTTCAACTTAATAACAATAACAGCCTCAGCCAGCAGCACACTAATACCGGAAGTATACGACCACCCAGAAATATACACATACCAAATCAAGCCAAGAATCAGGCAACCATACATCATAGTAGGCACAGACACAGAGCTTCCCGAGGAAGGAGAAGGCGTAACGACGAGGAACCCGCTAGGATCACCATACGGGTTCAAATACACACCGGAAAGAATAGCAGACGAGTACAGGTCGTGGATAGAGAACTGGATGCTCTCAGACCCAATCCACCAAGCAACCCGGAAACTAGAAAAACAAAACTACAAGCCGATAATCCTCCTAGACGGCCCCTTATACCAGACACCCCAACTCATAGCAAAAATGCACCTAACAGGTGAAGCGTCAAGCATATGGAGGAGAATAGTAGAAGATAGAATAAACCTAATCCAGGCATACGAAGATATAGGCATACCGGTCATAGGAGTCGTGAAAAGACTAGAGCAAAGCACAATCCTATCACACTCACAACACTACTCTAAACTAGTCAAAGGCCACTGCGGTGTAGACCTCTCCTACTATAGTCCTCCAGGAGACCAAGCACTAATACATCTACTCTTAAACCTTGGAAAATGCAGATACCATATCGGGGAAATGATGCGTACATCCATACTAGAATATACTCCAGGGGGATACGGTTTACCTAAGCTGTTCACATACATAGTAATCCCCCCGTCAATATGGAGCAAACGTGTAAGCAGCTACCGTAGCTACCGTATAGAGTTCACACGAAAAACAATGAGCATACTGAACGGGATGAATCTAACACCGTGTCAAGTCATATACCTCGAGACAGTAAGGCACGCACTACCAATACCCTTCTCAATAAAACTCAGCGACAGAAGAGCAGGAATGCTGGCACAAGCCCTACGGAGCAAGTTCAGGCGAATGCTCTCAGGGATGAATGTACCCTTCACCTATGATGAACTAACCTACCAGAGGTGA
- a CDS encoding ATP-binding protein, which produces MVEKEQYIDTGQGKDLIDLQRVLEEKTRRAVDAALKYGAIVGYVSRYSPVEVDMSNATVAFDIDPSIYFSRLNDPSNPLYRMGSILAVIDPKTQHLVSVRIKEIRRLDELASLGVEEPLSTPLNPDTSTLMTRTKIIGEILLEYDPKTEAAFPSNLSIEPQSPVIDPQPDVLVKLLGLPSLGEGVIIGSLSFNSILVKNGSIPVVLPYKVMLQHTLILGTTGSGKTTLVKNMIANTVSNQTGIIVVVFDLNQDYIQLLLPPIKHPEQGSESRVYHGVYKDTREPDNIIIIAPISREIVGRNLYPDGDNLFRGIFREYFEDSYTPLLTLLGQEHVQGRIEEGKHSLTYTFKLNGGTKRIIFIPYSLYTHRIPGDTLVNLMPGLTGQARNILRRLKRKVESELPIGSPPPFLDLYVESIRVYLEDTRKKDNPCASRSQETWFTKRVLENIAARLSGDYIRLEENMDLLLSNYYHIPIIICHALQEITPHRSSLENLLRELGTLLDTGIVDVITGVHKEKLAFQMEPDWMQLLETSIALNSPIIVDLAWSYRASSLGENTHRVTAIRLLSTLLTWKHGMWKERKPTPEIHVYIDEAHQFFPNETKDENTRQLSSILSRIARLGRARGIGLVFATHTPSDLNDIIIQLTNTKIILRMDPAHLERLDIPSDTRRHLALAPPRHYAVKSYYIPNGLITGVTTTPITLHYDTSA; this is translated from the coding sequence ATGGTTGAGAAAGAACAATACATAGATACGGGACAAGGAAAAGACTTGATAGACCTGCAGAGAGTCCTTGAAGAGAAAACTAGGCGGGCAGTAGATGCCGCTTTAAAGTACGGGGCAATAGTAGGCTATGTATCTCGGTACAGTCCTGTAGAGGTGGACATGAGCAATGCTACAGTAGCATTCGACATAGACCCCTCAATATACTTCTCCCGGCTAAACGATCCCTCAAACCCCCTCTACCGGATGGGCAGTATACTAGCTGTAATAGACCCCAAAACGCAACACCTAGTATCAGTCCGCATCAAAGAAATCCGTAGACTAGACGAGCTAGCCAGCCTTGGAGTAGAAGAACCTCTCTCAACCCCACTAAACCCCGACACGTCCACACTCATGACGAGGACAAAGATAATTGGAGAAATACTCTTGGAATATGATCCCAAAACGGAAGCAGCCTTCCCATCTAACCTCAGCATAGAACCGCAGAGCCCAGTAATAGATCCGCAGCCAGATGTACTAGTCAAACTACTAGGACTACCCAGCCTCGGGGAAGGCGTCATAATAGGATCACTATCATTCAATTCAATACTAGTCAAAAATGGTAGCATACCGGTAGTCCTACCATACAAAGTAATGCTTCAACACACCCTAATACTAGGAACGACAGGGAGTGGGAAAACTACACTAGTCAAGAACATGATAGCGAACACTGTCAGCAACCAGACGGGCATAATCGTAGTCGTATTCGACCTAAACCAAGACTACATACAACTACTACTCCCACCCATAAAACATCCGGAACAAGGATCGGAGAGCCGAGTATACCATGGAGTCTACAAGGACACACGTGAGCCAGATAACATAATAATCATAGCACCAATCTCAAGGGAGATAGTTGGCAGAAACTTATACCCTGATGGGGATAATTTATTCCGCGGAATATTCAGGGAGTACTTTGAAGACAGCTATACACCACTCCTCACACTCCTAGGCCAAGAACATGTTCAAGGCAGGATAGAAGAGGGAAAGCACAGCCTCACCTATACATTCAAACTCAACGGGGGTACCAAAAGAATAATATTCATACCATACAGCCTATACACGCATAGAATCCCCGGAGACACCCTAGTAAACCTGATGCCAGGCCTCACAGGCCAAGCGAGAAACATACTTAGAAGGCTGAAGAGGAAGGTAGAATCAGAACTACCAATAGGATCACCTCCCCCATTCCTCGACCTATACGTAGAATCCATAAGAGTATACCTGGAGGACACGCGTAAGAAAGACAACCCCTGCGCGTCAAGAAGCCAGGAAACCTGGTTCACGAAAAGAGTCCTAGAAAACATAGCCGCAAGACTATCAGGCGACTACATACGCTTAGAAGAGAACATGGACCTCCTACTAAGTAACTACTATCACATACCAATAATAATCTGCCACGCACTACAGGAAATAACACCCCACCGCAGCTCCCTAGAAAACCTACTAAGAGAACTGGGCACACTACTAGACACAGGCATAGTAGACGTAATCACAGGAGTCCACAAGGAAAAACTAGCATTCCAAATGGAACCAGACTGGATGCAACTCCTAGAGACATCAATAGCGCTAAACTCGCCAATAATAGTGGACCTAGCATGGAGCTACCGGGCAAGCAGCCTAGGAGAAAACACACACCGTGTCACGGCAATAAGGCTATTATCAACACTCCTCACCTGGAAACACGGGATGTGGAAGGAAAGAAAGCCAACACCGGAGATACACGTATACATAGACGAAGCACACCAATTCTTCCCCAATGAAACTAAAGACGAAAACACCCGTCAACTGTCAAGCATACTCAGCAGAATAGCCAGACTTGGAAGAGCGAGAGGAATAGGGCTAGTATTCGCAACCCACACACCAAGCGACCTAAACGACATAATTATACAGCTAACAAACACTAAAATAATACTGAGAATGGATCCAGCACACCTGGAAAGACTGGACATACCCTCAGACACGAGGAGACACCTAGCACTCGCACCCCCAAGACACTACGCAGTAAAAAGCTACTACATACCAAACGGCCTCATAACAGGAGTAACAACCACACCAATAACATTACACTACGACACATCAGCATAG